The DNA sequence CTTTCTGAAATCAGTGCGGTATGTGATCATATTTTTATTATTTCCAAGGGAAAATTGGTGGCAAGTGATACCACAGAAAATCTGACTGCAAAAATGCAGGGCGGGCTGGAACTGACATTGGAAATTAAAGGCGCAGAAGAAGATGTGCGAAGAGTGGCAGAAAATATTTCCGGTGTACATAGTATGCAAATAGAGATGGAAAATGAAGAGATTTGTAAGTTGATATTAGAAACGGAGAAAGATACGGATATTCGGGAACAAGTATTTTATGCTTTTGCAGATGCTGAACTTCCTATCTTCGGCATGAGTACCAGTGGAAAATCCTTGGAGGATATTTTCCTTACACTGACTGGGGAAGGAGGACAACAGTAATGTGGGCAATTTATAAAAGAGAAATAAAATCACTTTTTCAGTCTGTAATCGGCTGGCTGTTTTTAGCAGCAATTATGGCATTGTTTGGACTATATTTTTATGTATACAATTTGATGTATGCATCTCCGTATATCAGTAATACATTATCGGCAACCACAGTAATTTTGTTGATTGCAGTACCGGTACTTACTATGCGTGTGCTGGCAGAAGAACGCAAGGCAAAGACGGACCAGCTGCTATTAACATCCCCTGTTTCTGTAGGAGATTTGGTAGTAGGAAAGTATTTGGCAGTAGGTACGATTTTTACAGTTTCCATAGTGATGATAGGAATTACACCATTGTTTTTACGAATTTTTGGAGAAATACCTTTTAGTGAGTGTTATGCAGCAGTATTAGGATTCTGGTTGTTTGGTATGACATGTATTGCTATAGGTACTTTTATTTCTTCTATTACGGAAAGTCAGGTAATTGCAGCAGTACTGACCTTTGCGGCGTTGTTCTTAGGTTATATGATGAGTGGAATTACTCAGGTAATTTCTTCTACCGGAAATATTATAACTAAGATATTGAACGGTTTTGATTTGACTAGTGGATTGGATAATTTTTTCCAGGGATGCCTCGATGTAAAAGCTATTATTTATTATGTGTCATTGTCAGCGTTATGCTTGTTCTTTGCATGTCAAGCTATTCAAAAGAGACGGTGGAGCATGAGTACAAAAAAAATAAAGCTTGGAGTATTCAGTAGTGGTATGATTGCAGTAGCGCTTGTGGCAGCCGTGGCAGTAAACATGGTAGCATCTCAGTTACCGGAAAAGATAGCAAGCATTGATGTAACCTCTCAGAAATTATACTCTATTACCGATAACACGGAAAAGATTTTAAAGGACTTGAAAGAGGATATTACTATTTATGTTCTTGCAAAAAAGGATAGTCAGGATACCAATTTGGAAAAAACACTGAAACGGTATGAGGATGCTTCTAGTCATATTACAGTGGAGTATAAAGACCCATCCGTATCCCCAACCTTTTACAGAGAGTATTCAGACACAGCCTTAACCAGTAACAGTCTTATTGTGGTAGGAGAGAATCGTTCGAAAGTAATTGATTATAATGATATTTATGAATATAGTGTAGATTACAGCACCTATCAGCAGACAGTATCCGGTTACGACGCAGAAGGTCAGCTGACCAGTGCAATTTCTTATGTTACCAGCGAAAATACGACAGTGATGTATCAAATTAGTGGACACGGAGAAGCGACTTTGTCTGGAAGCTTTACGGATGCATTAGAAAAGCAGAATGTAGATGTTGCTTCTTTGAATTTGGTAGAAAATGAAACAATTCCGGAAGATGCAGCATGTCTTTTCATGATAGCACCGAAGCAGGATTACTCGGAAGATGATGTAAATAAGATAAAGAGTTATCTCGAAAATGGTGGAAAAGCAGTAATTGTAGGAAATTATGAGGCTGAGGATTTAACAAACTTCAAAACAATTTTGGCAGCATATGATGTAAGTATTGTGGATGGTATGGTAATGGAAGGAGAGTCAGGATATTATTATCCTCAGGCGCCATATTGCCTTTTGCCGGAAATTGAGTATGATACTGTAACCTCAGAGGCAAGCAATGGATACATTTTTGCACCTTACTGTCAGGGATTTACTTATCCGGAACAGACGGAGGAAGAAGCAGAAAGCAGTGATATTACTTATACGCCACTTCTTACCACTTCAGAAAGTGCTTATTCCAAGGTAGACTTGGCAAATGCAGAAACCTTTAATAAAGAAGAAAATGATATCGCAGGTCCTTTTACAGTGGGATTGCATGTGTCAAAAGCATCAACGGAAGAAGAGGGAGAAAGTACAGAACTTTATTTGTTTGGTGCAGCAGATATTTTCACGGATGAAGCAAGCAGCTATGTATACGGAAACAATCTGAATCTTTTTACAGGAATTACGACTCAGTTTAGTGGTGGAGAAGCAGAAAGTATAATTCCGGTAAAATCTTATGAGGTTTCCAGTTTAGTAGTGAGTCAGGCAGTGGTTACCGGTGGAATGCTGATTATGCTGGTTTTGATTCCGGTAGGATTGTTAGTAGCAGGTATTATCATCTGGGCAAGAAGGAGAAAACGATAATGGATGGACAAAAAAAACAGTTTATTGGCATTTGCGTCCTAGTGATTGTGTGTGTTGCAGCCTATTTTGGATTAAAGACTTATAATGAAAAGGCAGCGGAACAGGAACAGAAGGAAGAAGAAAGTAAAAAAATAGAAGCAGTAAGTATTGATAAGGATGCCGTAAAATCTTTTTCTTATCAGATAGATGGAAATACCATTACTTTTGAAAAAGAAGAATATACCTGGTATTATCAGCCGGATCATAGTATTAACATTGACCAGGATGCAATCAGTGAAATGTTGGATGCAGTAACAGCAGTGACAGCAGAAGAAAAACTAGAGAATGTAGAAGATACCAGTGAGTACGGATTTGATAGCCCTACCAATGTATTGACTTTTACCATGGAGGATGGAACCAGAACTATCACTATTGGTATGCAAAATGAAATCACCAGTGAATATTACATTATGGATAATAATTCTAGTGCTATTTATGTGGTAGAGACGAATCTGAATACAACTTTCTCGAAATCCGTTGAGGATGTGACTGCGGAAGAAGAGGAGACAGAAGATACAACAGATACAACTGGAGAATAAAAAGATATAAAAAGCAGGAACACATGTTCTGACATGCGTTCCTGCTTTTTGCTATGACTCTATACAACACTATATCATAATCAAAAATATAAGTCTAGTATTAATTTTATTTTTTTGTTATCCTTACTAAGCAACAAAAAAAGAGAGAAAAAACAAAGCAAATGCGAAGAAGGAGGCAAAAGCATATGAGAGAAGAACAGGAATATTTTGATAGGTGTAGAGAGGTCATACGGCAGAATATCGTCCTTTATGAAGAAAAGGCGGAAAAGGGAAAAAAGGAAACAGAAGAATTGTATGCAGCAGTCTCCTCCGGGGATATGGAGCTTTACGACCAGCTGATTGTAAGTAGGGACATGCAGGAACATAATGAAAATATGCTGCGGAAAAACAAGGCAGCATTTCAGAAGCCTTATTTTGGAAGAGTGGATTATAAGGAAACAGAGACCGGACAGGAGGAAAGTCTGTATATCGGGAAGAACGGAGTTTCCAAGGATAAAACGAATGTTATTGTTATCGACTGGAGGGCCCCGGTTTCCACACTGTATTATGAAAATGAATTAGGAGCCGGAAGTTATGACGTCCCGGATATTGGAACTATTCCGGTAGATTTGCAACTTAAACGAACCTTTGATGTGAACGAAGGAAAGCTTTTGGGTTATTATGACAACGATACGGCAGCTACGGACGAATTATTGGTGAAGTATCTATCCCAGAATAAGGATGTGATTCTGGGAGATATTATTTCCACCATACAAAAGGAGCAAAACGAAATCATTCGTGAAACACCTTTTGCCAATGTGATTGTGCAGGGAGTGGCAGGAAGTGGAAAGACAACGGTTGCCATGCATCGGATTTCTTATATTTTGTACAACTACGAGAAACGTTTTACACCCAGTGAGTTTTGTATTATTGGAAGTAACGATATGCTACTTAACTATATCACTAGTGGATTGCCGGAGTTGGATGTACATCATGTAAAGCAGAAGAGGATGGATGCATTTTTCTGTGAAATGCTGGGAAGAGAGTGGAAGAAAAAATATAAAATCATAGAACCGCAGGAAGCATTTAAGAGTAAATTGGCTTTTGTGAAGGAATTAGAAGAATATCTGGCAGAAATGCGAGAAAAACTGTTGCCTTGTACACCGGTGAAGGACGAAAGGCTTGGTGTGATTCTTTCAGACGAAAGTATTGCTACCACGTTGCAGGAAAATAGAAATGCTTCGGTGTATCAGATATGTAAACTTTTGAATGAGCGTATTAAGAACCGCATTCGTTTTCTGGTGCCGGAGGATAATTCTGATTATTGCAAGGAAAAGATAAAAGAGTATCGTGGATATTACAAATTAGAAGCACCTCAGAAAAATTTGTTAAATATTTATCAGAATTTTATAGAGCAATATGGCAAGAAACATCAGATGGATGTCACAGAATGGTCGGAAAGAACGAGGAAAGGGAACTTTGATGTTTATGATGTGGCAGCTCTTGCATTGATTCAAAAGCGGATTTCAGAAAAAGAAGTGCAGGATCAGTATGGACAGATTATTGTGGATGAAGCACAGGACTTTGGTTCTATGGTGTATTATGTGCTCAGCAGAATCTTGTCCGGATGCTATTTTACCATTATGGGAGATGTGTCCCAGAACATTAACTATGAAACTGGTATGAATGATTGGGAGGATTTGCAACAGGAGATTTTTGAATCACAAAGAACGCGGTTTCACATTCTGGCAAAGAGTTATCGTAATACCATAGAGATTTCAGAATATGCAGGAAAAATACTAGAAAAAGCATCCTTTGGAAAGTATAAGATTCATCCGGTTATTCGTCATGGCAGACAGGTAGAATTTTATAAGACCAGAGAGATTGCGAAAAAGACGGCAGAGCTTATCAAGGAGATACAAGAGCGAGGTTATGACACCACAGCAGTAATTTGTCGGGATGAGGCAGAGGCAGAACGAGCAAGAGAACAGTTAAAGGGATTAATGGGAGTAAAAGAAGGTGAAGACGAATTTCAGAAAGGAGTTATGGTACTTCCAATTCAGCTCACGAAGGGATTAGAATTTGATGCAGTTATTTTATGGAATCCGGATGAAAATGCTTATCAGAAGAAAGAAGGAGATGCTAAGCTTCTGTATGTAGCGGTAACTAGAGCATTGCATGAGTTGCATGTGGTGCATGACACAGCATTGTCGCACTTGTTTGAGAGATAAAATCAATCCTAAAACGATATTTGTCATTGGGAAGTTCAATCGCGCCATCTAGTAAAGGTTTCATTTCTTCACAACCTCCTACTTTTTCTAAATCTGCACAAATATGTGCGTAGAGGAGTTCGGTTAGTTCCAGTAGCTGAAAGGGAATCAGGACAATCATTTTTCTTCGGTTCAGTTCCGTGACATCGTGTTCCAGATACATGTAGTTTTGTACCTTGTAGTCAAATGTGCCCTGATTGCAAAAGGAAATATGTAGAATACTTTCTTTCGGGATTCCGGGCTGATTGTCCAGATAAATGATCATTAGTTCGGGAAAATATAGGGTGTTGTCGTCGCTCCATTGTGACATGGCATAGAAGAATTCGTACTCAAAAACCCGTAATACAATCCTTTCATCTTTTGTCATCTGAGCTTCCAGATGAAAGGTATGGACGTCATTAATAATAACGATAATATCTGCAAATCGGTCTTTCAGACCGGGAGTGCTGACATGGTGTAGACACACCATAATTGAATTGGGAATCAAACGTACACAGGAAGTGTACAGATAGAGAATATAGTAATTGTATGGGCATTGTCAAGGAAAATATTTTTTATTTAAAATGGGCGGGAAATTCAGTCCATTTCCCACCCACTCGATTGGCTAGTTCTTTTCTTTTTTTTCTTTTCTTGATTTTTCCATTAATGTGTAGAGCCATAAAATTCCTGGAAGGACAAGAGTAGTGGCAAGAGCGGCCATAAACATAGGGAAGAAATCTTTTCCTAAGATTGCTAATACCAGTGTGCCAAGATAGAGTGCCACTAGCAAGATAACACCAATCATAGCAAGAACCTGTTTTGCTTTTTTCATATGAATACCTCTTTTATCATTTTCTAATAACATAGTATCGGGTTAGAGGAGATTTGGCAAGTAAAAATTAATTACTCTTCCGCCTTTATTTCAGATAACTATAAAAATACTTATGGAAAGTTCAAGACATGTATTTTCCTAAGTTCGTTATCTGAGGTTTTTCCTTCTTCTGCAAAGAACCTGATACAAAAAATCCAATTTTAATATGAATTCACACTTTTAGTTCTTCTAGACAGCAGCAACAAGAATGTTTGATAAGGGTATGCCAAAAGAACTCGGACAGATACACATTCAAGACAATGTTCCTCTGTCCTCAAACATCTTTCTGGCATACCCATTCATTCTTTTATGCTGCTGTGAGAAGAACACAAAGTGTTCCACATATGAAAATCGGATTTTTTGTATTCAGGTTCTAGTGCATGAATGGAAAAACCGAGTTTCGAATTAGGGAAATCACTTAACTTCCCATGAGTATTTCTACTAGTATAAAAATAAAAGCGGAATAGTTGTTTTAAAAGAAAAAGTATAGTAGAATGGACAGGAAAACAAAGGCTAAGGGTGATAAAATGAATGAATTTAAACAGGGCATCAGGGATGGCTGTGCTATTGGCATTGGCTATTTTTCTGTGTCCTTTACTTTTGGAATTGCAGCAGTAGCAAGTGGTCTGGACTGGTGGCAGGCATTGGCAGTATCTTTTATGAATCTGACCTCTGCAGGGCAGTTTGCGGGAATTACAGTAATGGCAGCTGCCGGTTCTTATATTGAGATGGCGATATCACAGTTTATTATCAACTTAAGATATGCGCTGATGAGTATTTCACTCTCACAGAAGGTAGATAAGAATTTTACCGCAGGAAAGAAAATGGTTCTGGGGTTTGCAGTAACAGATGAAATATTTGCGGTATCCATGAGCCGGGAAGGAGAGGTTAGTAGCCAGTATTTTGCAGGACTTACGGTACTACCTCTTCTAGGTTGGAATCTGGGAACACTGGCAGGAGCAGTGCTGGGAGATGTTTTGCCAGATAATATTGTTTCGGCTTTGGGACTTGCCATTTATGGAATGTTTATAGCCATTGTGGTTCCTGTTGCCAAAAAGGACAAGCATGTGTTGATGATTGTACTTCTTGCAATAGCATTAAGCTTCGGCTTGTATTATCTGCCGGGATTAAATCGCATTTCCAGTGGATTTGCCATTATTATTTGTGCGGTTATAGCATCTGCGGTAGGAGCATGGTTATTTCCTGTACAGGATGAAGCAGAGGAGGAAATGGAATCATGAAAAATTTCTGGATTTATCTGCTGGTGATGTTTGCTGTGACCTATATGGTTCGAGTACTTCCTTTCTTGATTTTTCGTAAAAAAATCGAGAATAGATTTGTGCGTTCTTTTTTGGCATATATTCCTTATACGGTTTTGGGAGCTATGACCTTTCCTACTGTTTTTTATGCAACTGGGTCAGTTATTACAGCAAGTGCAGGAGTCATTGTTGCACTAATCCTTGCCTATCGTGGAAAGGGGCTTTTTGAGGTGGCGGTGTTTGCAAGTTTGACGGCATTTTTAATGTCTCTTTTGCCCTTTTAAAAATAAGGAAAAAGTGTTAAACTAAGAAAAGAATAAAAAGAGAGAAGGAGATAAATTATGGCAAATACACCAACACCACATATTGAAGCAAAGGAAGGGGATTTTGCAAAAACTGTTTTGATGCCAGGAGACCCGTTGCGTGCAAAGTTTATTGCAGAGACTTATCTGGAAAATGTCAGATGTGTGAATCAGGTACGAGGCATGTTAGGGTTCACAGGAACTTATAAAGGAAAAGAGATTTCCGTTATGGGGTCCGGAATGGGAATGCCTTCTATCGGTATCTATTCCTATGAGTTATTTAACTTCTACGGCGTGGACAACATTATCCGAGTAGGTTCTGCAGGAGCACTTCAGGATGATATCAATCTTATGGATGTAGTGATTGGTATGGGAGCGTCCATGGTATCAGACTTTGGAGATCAGTTTGGTTGTCCGGGACATCTGGCACCACTGGCAGATTACAATCTACTGAGCAAGGCAGTAGAAAGTGCCAAAGACCTTGGAACAGAAGTAAGGGTAGGAAATATCTTATCGGAAGATGCTTTTTACAACGACCGACCAAATCCAAAGGACTGTTTTAAAAAGATGGGCGTTCTGGCAGTGGAGATGGAAAGCGGAGCATTATACCTAAATGCGGCAAGAGCAGGAAAGCATGCTCTTTGCATTCTGACCATTTCTGACCACATTTATCGTCCGGAGGAGTTGACTTCGGAGGAAAGACAGTTAGGCTTCGGAAAAATGATTGAGATTGCATTAGAAACAGCAATTCGTGCATAAGCAAATATCTATTTTTCTCATATTGATTTTAGAATGCGGGAAACTCCCATTTGATATAGATTTCAACTATATCAAATGGGAGTTTTTAGGTATTATACAGAACAAAAAAGTGTCTATATAATAAAGGTCACAATGTTCAAGGACAAAAATCAAGGAGGAGAGAAAATGAATACAACAATCGTAGGCTATCCGAGAATCGGAAAAATGAGAGAACTGAAATTTGTCATAGAAAAATATTGGCGTGGAGAGGTGACGGAAGCAGAACTTAAAGAGACCGCAAAGACATTACGGAGTGAAAATTTGAAAAAGCAGAAGCAGGCAGGAATTACAGTAAGTCCGGTCAATGATTTTTCTTATTATGATGGAATGTTAGACTTGGCAGTTATGCTGAATGCAGTACCGGAAAGATACCGCAAGCTTAATTTATCAGAGTTAGATACATATTTTGCAATGGCAAGAGGCTATCAGGGAGAACATGGGGATGTAAAAGCATTTGCCATGAAAAAGTGGTTCAATACCAATTATCACTATATGGTGCCGGAACTAGAAGAAGGAATGGAATTAAAGCTTCAGTCGGAAAAACTGTTTGCAGAATACGAGGAAGCAAAGCAACTGGGGATTTGTCCAAGACCGGTAACCATTGGAGCCTATACCTTCTTGAAAATGGCGGTTGCTCAGGAAGGAATATCTAAGATAACTTATGTGGCGCCAATAAAGGAAGTGTTTCAAGAGTTATTGCAGGAATGTAATAAGCGTGGTGTAGAGTGGATTCAGATTGATGAGCCGGCGTTGGTTCTGGATATGGATGAAGCGGATAAAAAACTTTTTTGCGAACTTTACGAAGGAATTTTAGAAGTGAAAGGAAGCGTAAAGGTATTATTACAAACTTATTTTGGTGATGTACGTGACTGCTATCAGGAACTTACGGCATTGTCATTTGACGGACTTGGATTGGACTTCGTAGAAGGAAAGTACACAGAAAAAATAATTCAGGAAAATGGTTTTCCGAAAGAAAAGTATT is a window from the Roseburia sp. 499 genome containing:
- a CDS encoding HelD family protein yields the protein MREEQEYFDRCREVIRQNIVLYEEKAEKGKKETEELYAAVSSGDMELYDQLIVSRDMQEHNENMLRKNKAAFQKPYFGRVDYKETETGQEESLYIGKNGVSKDKTNVIVIDWRAPVSTLYYENELGAGSYDVPDIGTIPVDLQLKRTFDVNEGKLLGYYDNDTAATDELLVKYLSQNKDVILGDIISTIQKEQNEIIRETPFANVIVQGVAGSGKTTVAMHRISYILYNYEKRFTPSEFCIIGSNDMLLNYITSGLPELDVHHVKQKRMDAFFCEMLGREWKKKYKIIEPQEAFKSKLAFVKELEEYLAEMREKLLPCTPVKDERLGVILSDESIATTLQENRNASVYQICKLLNERIKNRIRFLVPEDNSDYCKEKIKEYRGYYKLEAPQKNLLNIYQNFIEQYGKKHQMDVTEWSERTRKGNFDVYDVAALALIQKRISEKEVQDQYGQIIVDEAQDFGSMVYYVLSRILSGCYFTIMGDVSQNINYETGMNDWEDLQQEIFESQRTRFHILAKSYRNTIEISEYAGKILEKASFGKYKIHPVIRHGRQVEFYKTREIAKKTAELIKEIQERGYDTTAVICRDEAEAERAREQLKGLMGVKEGEDEFQKGVMVLPIQLTKGLEFDAVILWNPDENAYQKKEGDAKLLYVAVTRALHELHVVHDTALSHLFER
- a CDS encoding AzlD domain-containing protein, whose product is MKNFWIYLLVMFAVTYMVRVLPFLIFRKKIENRFVRSFLAYIPYTVLGAMTFPTVFYATGSVITASAGVIVALILAYRGKGLFEVAVFASLTAFLMSLLPF
- a CDS encoding AzlC family ABC transporter permease, encoding MNEFKQGIRDGCAIGIGYFSVSFTFGIAAVASGLDWWQALAVSFMNLTSAGQFAGITVMAAAGSYIEMAISQFIINLRYALMSISLSQKVDKNFTAGKKMVLGFAVTDEIFAVSMSREGEVSSQYFAGLTVLPLLGWNLGTLAGAVLGDVLPDNIVSALGLAIYGMFIAIVVPVAKKDKHVLMIVLLAIALSFGLYYLPGLNRISSGFAIIICAVIASAVGAWLFPVQDEAEEEMES
- a CDS encoding Gldg family protein codes for the protein MWAIYKREIKSLFQSVIGWLFLAAIMALFGLYFYVYNLMYASPYISNTLSATTVILLIAVPVLTMRVLAEERKAKTDQLLLTSPVSVGDLVVGKYLAVGTIFTVSIVMIGITPLFLRIFGEIPFSECYAAVLGFWLFGMTCIAIGTFISSITESQVIAAVLTFAALFLGYMMSGITQVISSTGNIITKILNGFDLTSGLDNFFQGCLDVKAIIYYVSLSALCLFFACQAIQKRRWSMSTKKIKLGVFSSGMIAVALVAAVAVNMVASQLPEKIASIDVTSQKLYSITDNTEKILKDLKEDITIYVLAKKDSQDTNLEKTLKRYEDASSHITVEYKDPSVSPTFYREYSDTALTSNSLIVVGENRSKVIDYNDIYEYSVDYSTYQQTVSGYDAEGQLTSAISYVTSENTTVMYQISGHGEATLSGSFTDALEKQNVDVASLNLVENETIPEDAACLFMIAPKQDYSEDDVNKIKSYLENGGKAVIVGNYEAEDLTNFKTILAAYDVSIVDGMVMEGESGYYYPQAPYCLLPEIEYDTVTSEASNGYIFAPYCQGFTYPEQTEEEAESSDITYTPLLTTSESAYSKVDLANAETFNKEENDIAGPFTVGLHVSKASTEEEGESTELYLFGAADIFTDEASSYVYGNNLNLFTGITTQFSGGEAESIIPVKSYEVSSLVVSQAVVTGGMLIMLVLIPVGLLVAGIIIWARRRKR
- a CDS encoding DUF4340 domain-containing protein, whose amino-acid sequence is MDGQKKQFIGICVLVIVCVAAYFGLKTYNEKAAEQEQKEEESKKIEAVSIDKDAVKSFSYQIDGNTITFEKEEYTWYYQPDHSINIDQDAISEMLDAVTAVTAEEKLENVEDTSEYGFDSPTNVLTFTMEDGTRTITIGMQNEITSEYYIMDNNSSAIYVVETNLNTTFSKSVEDVTAEEEETEDTTDTTGE
- the deoD gene encoding purine-nucleoside phosphorylase; this encodes MANTPTPHIEAKEGDFAKTVLMPGDPLRAKFIAETYLENVRCVNQVRGMLGFTGTYKGKEISVMGSGMGMPSIGIYSYELFNFYGVDNIIRVGSAGALQDDINLMDVVIGMGASMVSDFGDQFGCPGHLAPLADYNLLSKAVESAKDLGTEVRVGNILSEDAFYNDRPNPKDCFKKMGVLAVEMESGALYLNAARAGKHALCILTISDHIYRPEELTSEERQLGFGKMIEIALETAIRA